The Bremerella cremea genome window below encodes:
- a CDS encoding carbonic anhydrase: MCDSRSNSRRKFMRNTALAAGAFSLSPLASLSAETKPSSLVPDDILSDLVAGNIRFASGKPTVQPRTPADFARDAQGQAPPAIILGCADSRVPPEIVFDQPVGGLFTLRVAGNMVGSGPILLGSVEFAVAELGARLIVVMGHSSCGACRAAIDHIDNNDTLPGAIEGMVDYIRPVVRQEQGKPGNKLVNVTKANAVYNAKKLAKTGSIVPDFVQSGKVKVVGAYYDLSTGVVDFLDT; the protein is encoded by the coding sequence ATGTGTGATTCCCGCTCAAACTCGCGTCGCAAGTTCATGCGCAATACGGCCCTAGCTGCGGGGGCATTTAGCCTGAGCCCTCTTGCCTCGCTCTCTGCCGAGACCAAACCAAGCTCCCTCGTGCCGGACGATATTTTGTCGGATTTGGTGGCTGGGAACATTCGTTTTGCCAGTGGCAAGCCGACCGTTCAACCTCGCACACCGGCCGATTTCGCGCGAGACGCGCAAGGCCAGGCTCCCCCAGCGATTATCCTCGGTTGTGCCGATTCGCGTGTTCCGCCAGAGATTGTGTTTGATCAACCGGTTGGTGGGCTATTTACTTTGCGAGTGGCTGGCAACATGGTCGGTTCCGGCCCGATTCTGCTGGGCAGCGTCGAGTTTGCCGTGGCCGAGCTAGGGGCCCGCTTGATCGTGGTGATGGGGCACAGCTCGTGTGGTGCCTGCCGGGCAGCGATCGATCACATCGATAATAACGACACCTTGCCAGGGGCAATCGAAGGGATGGTCGATTACATTCGTCCCGTCGTTCGCCAAGAGCAAGGCAAACCAGGCAATAAGCTGGTCAACGTGACCAAAGCCAACGCCGTTTACAACGCCAAGAAGCTGGCCAAAACCGGCAGCATCGTGCCGGACTTTGTTCAAAGCGGCAAAGTAAAAGTCGTGGGGGCTTACTACGACCTGTCGACCGGTGTGGTCGATTTTCTCGATACCTAA
- a CDS encoding MlaE family ABC transporter permease, producing the protein MLSSVQLALFNWLADWGGVAIDTVTSIGVLTLFAWRTIVWTFGRWPRRETLLPSFYQVGVMSLPVVALTGTFIGMVLAVQSYYQFRELGLETRLGAVINMSLVRELGPVLAATMLAGRVGSAMAAELGTMRVTEQIDALTSMGANPIHYLVVPRVLAMLLLIPALTVMADFMGFVGGYFYSVIIIGIDKHYYLYNSQIFVGSWDIFCGLFKSIFFGGVIALVSCHQGFYCTAGAEGVGKAATAAFVYSFVMILVIDLVLNIGLDRVYMTLWPDQMISISGGG; encoded by the coding sequence ATGTTGTCGTCCGTGCAATTGGCGCTGTTCAATTGGTTAGCCGATTGGGGCGGTGTCGCGATCGACACGGTTACTTCGATCGGCGTGCTGACCTTGTTCGCCTGGCGCACGATTGTCTGGACATTCGGACGTTGGCCTCGCCGAGAAACATTGTTGCCCAGCTTTTACCAGGTCGGCGTGATGAGTCTGCCGGTGGTTGCGCTGACGGGCACCTTTATTGGTATGGTTCTGGCCGTGCAAAGCTATTACCAATTCCGTGAACTGGGACTCGAGACCCGGTTAGGAGCGGTTATTAATATGTCGCTGGTCCGCGAACTGGGACCGGTGCTGGCCGCCACCATGTTGGCTGGCCGCGTTGGTAGTGCCATGGCAGCAGAGCTAGGAACCATGCGGGTAACTGAGCAGATCGATGCCCTTACTTCCATGGGTGCAAACCCGATCCACTATTTAGTGGTCCCCCGGGTGCTGGCCATGTTGCTACTGATTCCAGCTTTGACCGTGATGGCCGACTTCATGGGATTTGTCGGTGGATACTTCTACTCGGTCATCATTATTGGCATCGACAAACACTACTACTTATACAATTCTCAGATCTTTGTCGGTTCGTGGGATATCTTCTGCGGGCTGTTTAAAAGTATTTTCTTCGGCGGCGTGATCGCACTGGTTAGCTGCCACCAAGGGTTTTACTGTACCGCCGGGGCCGAAGGAGTTGGCAAGGCGGCGACGGCGGCGTTCGTCTATTCGTTTGTCATGATCTTGGTAATCGACCTGGTGCTCAACATTGGCCTCGATCGCGTTTACATGACCTTGTGGCCCGACCAAATGATTTCGATCAGTGGGGGTGGCTAA
- a CDS encoding ABC transporter ATP-binding protein, translating into MHARLEADDARPIIEVNDLLVQFAGQTILRDIGLSIPRGQTLALIGESGCGKTVLLKSLIGLVRPTRGEVIFDGQDINRLNDRQLTAQRIRFGFVFQNAALFDSMTIGQNVAFPLKQHTSKPLSEIRDIVYQHLKEVGLPESVVWKKPAELSGGMRKRVGLARALVLRPDIILYDEPTTGLDPIMSDVINELILRTRSKYPVTSIVVTHDMRTAHKVADRMIMMYPAPRLKEAEPQILYDGGPDEVEDCPDERVTQFVHGEAGQRIEEMGAFAGD; encoded by the coding sequence ATGCACGCGCGCCTGGAAGCTGACGATGCCAGACCAATTATCGAAGTAAACGACTTGCTTGTGCAGTTCGCTGGACAAACCATCTTGCGCGATATCGGCCTGAGCATTCCTCGGGGGCAAACGTTAGCCCTAATTGGCGAAAGTGGTTGCGGCAAGACCGTGCTTCTCAAATCGTTGATCGGCTTGGTCCGACCTACCCGGGGAGAAGTCATTTTCGACGGCCAGGATATAAATCGCCTGAACGATCGGCAATTGACCGCGCAGCGAATTCGATTTGGCTTTGTGTTCCAGAACGCGGCCCTGTTCGACAGTATGACGATTGGGCAGAACGTTGCGTTTCCGTTGAAGCAGCATACCAGCAAACCGTTGTCCGAGATCCGTGACATTGTTTATCAGCACTTGAAGGAAGTCGGGCTGCCGGAGTCTGTCGTCTGGAAGAAACCAGCGGAACTCTCAGGCGGGATGCGTAAGCGAGTTGGGCTGGCGCGGGCATTGGTTTTGCGGCCAGACATCATCTTGTACGACGAGCCAACCACCGGCCTCGACCCGATCATGAGCGACGTAATCAATGAACTTATTCTCCGAACACGCAGTAAATACCCTGTGACTAGTATCGTGGTTACTCACGATATGCGTACGGCTCATAAGGTGGCAGACCGGATGATCATGATGTACCCTGCCCCACGGTTGAAAGAAGCCGAGCCGCAAATTTTGTACGACGGTGGGCCTGACGAGGTCGAGGATTGCCCAGACGAACGCGTGACGCAGTTTGTCCATGGGGAAGCAGGGCAACGGATTGAAGAGATGGGAGCCTTCGCTGGCGACTAG
- a CDS encoding tetratricopeptide repeat protein — translation MLSTPWITCLWPGLSELWLRGRWTGLVWALGFTLLLNAALVSKGVWPELGNVWIRSGLWYLVLGFWLVNSIWMGARLASGSWDAIDATIDQLFQTAQSSYLKGQWYQAEAVLLRLLRREPDDAEALLLLATLKRHMKQFEEAREILDRLERLDASRRWWFEIHREKQLLSEREEGETEAQAVASKTTATNLGEQNAESGRPSLPEAA, via the coding sequence ATGCTATCAACGCCATGGATTACGTGCTTGTGGCCAGGGCTCAGCGAGCTTTGGCTGCGGGGACGGTGGACAGGACTGGTTTGGGCTCTAGGATTCACGTTGCTATTGAATGCGGCGCTAGTTTCCAAGGGGGTTTGGCCAGAGCTAGGAAACGTCTGGATCCGTAGCGGACTCTGGTATTTGGTTCTCGGCTTCTGGCTGGTCAACAGTATTTGGATGGGGGCTCGACTCGCTTCGGGGAGTTGGGATGCCATTGATGCCACGATTGATCAGCTTTTCCAGACTGCCCAGTCCTCCTATTTGAAAGGTCAGTGGTATCAGGCCGAGGCCGTTTTATTGCGGCTATTGCGGCGCGAGCCTGACGATGCCGAGGCGTTGTTATTATTAGCGACGCTAAAGCGACATATGAAGCAATTTGAAGAAGCGCGAGAGATCCTCGACCGGCTCGAGCGTCTCGATGCCAGCAGACGCTGGTGGTTTGAGATCCACCGTGAGAAGCAGCTTCTTTCCGAGCGAGAAGAAGGGGAAACGGAGGCCCAAGCTGTAGCATCAAAGACTACAGCAACAAACTTGGGTGAACAAAACGCGGAGAGTGGCAGACCCAGCCTACCGGAAGCCGCGTAA
- a CDS encoding thiamine phosphate synthase yields the protein MLDPYNPNQTDNLPGMDISLWRTLDAAANRASEGLRVLEDFVRYGQNDKFLTSELKSLRHQLDSTLQQFDRRASIHARDTFGDVGTTVQGKLEQARGNWADLLTANFKRLQQALRSLEEHAKLIDGEAAAALEQARYRTYSLEKMVMTTITASTMFAAGAVYVLIDGCESEAKLKALAAKLIEAETDVIQLRDKTLDDRTLVARAQLLRQQTAGTSTKLIINDRPDIARIVSADGVHVGQEELTVAQARMVLGPSKLVGVSTHNIDQARQAVRDGADYIGIGPTFPSGTKSFDHFPGLDFLREVADEITLPAFAIGGIELTNVSQVAAAGIHRVAVSGCVNQASDPQQVVVTLKKQLAI from the coding sequence ATGCTTGATCCATATAACCCCAACCAAACTGATAACTTGCCTGGAATGGACATTTCGCTCTGGAGAACGCTCGATGCCGCTGCTAATCGGGCGAGTGAAGGATTACGTGTCCTTGAAGATTTCGTCCGCTACGGCCAGAACGATAAATTTCTGACGAGCGAGCTGAAATCGCTTCGCCACCAACTAGACAGTACCCTCCAACAGTTTGATCGGCGTGCTTCGATCCATGCTCGTGACACCTTCGGCGACGTCGGTACGACCGTTCAGGGCAAATTGGAGCAAGCCCGTGGCAATTGGGCTGATTTGCTGACCGCCAATTTCAAACGATTGCAGCAGGCGCTTCGCAGCTTGGAGGAACATGCCAAGCTAATCGACGGCGAGGCTGCTGCAGCGTTGGAACAGGCCCGCTATCGAACGTACTCCCTCGAAAAGATGGTCATGACCACCATCACTGCTAGCACCATGTTCGCAGCTGGGGCGGTCTATGTATTGATCGATGGTTGCGAGAGCGAAGCAAAATTGAAAGCACTCGCCGCGAAATTGATCGAAGCCGAGACCGATGTCATTCAGCTTCGCGATAAAACACTCGACGACCGCACGCTGGTTGCCCGTGCTCAACTGCTTCGCCAGCAAACTGCCGGCACCAGCACCAAACTGATTATTAACGACCGACCTGACATCGCCCGGATTGTTTCTGCCGACGGGGTTCATGTCGGGCAAGAGGAACTAACCGTTGCCCAGGCCCGTATGGTGCTTGGCCCCAGTAAGTTGGTCGGCGTCTCGACCCACAATATCGATCAGGCCCGCCAAGCAGTACGTGACGGAGCCGATTACATCGGCATCGGGCCGACCTTCCCCAGCGGTACCAAGTCGTTCGATCACTTCCCGGGCCTCGACTTCTTACGCGAGGTGGCCGACGAGATCACCTTGCCTGCGTTTGCGATCGGTGGGATCGAATTAACCAACGTTTCGCAAGTAGCCGCCGCTGGGATTCACCGCGTGGCCGTTTCTGGCTGTGTGAACCAAGCGAGTGATCCGCAACAGGTCGTCGTCACTCTGAAAAAGCAGTTAGCCATTTGA
- a CDS encoding fasciclin domain-containing protein produces the protein MAFRRLALAAVFAFALVTSSAFAEDAKKATGAKDIVDTAVAAGKFKTLVAAVTAADLVETLKGDGPFTVFAPTDEAFAALPEGTVASLLKPENKDKLVKILTYHVVPGKVMAKDAMKLKEAKTVEGSTIDIEVKDGNVMIDEAKVIKADIVTSNGVIHVIDKVIMP, from the coding sequence ATGGCTTTCCGACGACTCGCTCTTGCTGCTGTATTTGCGTTTGCACTCGTTACGTCTTCTGCTTTCGCCGAGGATGCGAAGAAAGCGACCGGTGCGAAAGACATTGTCGACACCGCAGTTGCCGCTGGCAAGTTTAAGACTTTGGTCGCGGCAGTAACCGCCGCCGACTTAGTCGAAACCCTGAAAGGCGACGGCCCTTTCACGGTATTCGCCCCCACAGATGAAGCCTTTGCCGCTTTACCAGAAGGCACGGTTGCCTCGTTGCTGAAACCAGAGAACAAGGACAAGCTCGTCAAAATCCTGACCTACCACGTTGTGCCTGGCAAAGTGATGGCCAAGGACGCGATGAAGCTGAAGGAAGCGAAAACGGTGGAAGGATCGACCATCGATATTGAAGTGAAAGATGGCAACGTAATGATTGACGAAGCCAAAGTGATTAAGGCTGACATCGTGACCTCGAATGGGGTCATCCACGTGATCGACAAGGTCATTATGCCCTAA
- a CDS encoding DUF1559 domain-containing protein codes for MSLLIPKRLPSLGRFALALILGCFASCNSSNSEKLETIALATSNYQDTFNQRPPILVTDADGKPLHSWRVLILPFIEANSFWDEYDNKAAWNDPTNDDLVDGKRHHPGDKFPYPANVGKFYQSGNSSHSQETRFVVLVSGPLEAKPYQNDQIAYYVPDSQPLIVLEVESSGIHWMEPRDIAGATADQPTWNTLADVKPKIVRSIEINSDETTIREREETASFLDALPGLGAVDSNPA; via the coding sequence ATGAGTTTGTTGATTCCAAAACGCTTGCCAAGTCTTGGTAGATTCGCCCTAGCTCTGATTCTGGGTTGCTTCGCCTCGTGTAACTCATCCAATAGCGAGAAGCTAGAGACCATTGCCTTGGCGACATCAAACTACCAAGACACCTTCAACCAGCGTCCGCCCATACTCGTGACCGATGCGGATGGCAAGCCGCTGCATAGTTGGCGGGTTCTTATTCTGCCATTTATCGAAGCAAACAGTTTCTGGGATGAATACGACAACAAGGCTGCCTGGAATGATCCGACCAACGACGATTTGGTCGACGGCAAGCGGCATCATCCTGGCGACAAGTTCCCTTACCCCGCTAACGTCGGCAAGTTCTACCAATCAGGCAACTCCTCCCATTCTCAGGAAACTCGCTTTGTGGTCCTTGTTTCAGGACCGCTCGAAGCAAAGCCATATCAAAACGATCAAATTGCCTACTATGTGCCGGATAGCCAGCCGCTGATCGTTCTGGAAGTCGAATCCTCTGGCATTCACTGGATGGAGCCCCGCGATATTGCCGGCGCAACTGCCGACCAGCCCACTTGGAATACGTTGGCAGATGTGAAACCAAAGATCGTTCGTTCGATTGAAATCAACTCCGACGAGACAACCATTCGTGAGCGAGAAGAAACTGCCTCGTTTTTAGATGCGTTACCGGGGTTGGGGGCTGTCGACAGCAACCCTGCGTAA
- a CDS encoding class I SAM-dependent methyltransferase — translation MPEKDFAPIENDYAFFMAHATEAESDIAAYQRELNGFLREHPSLRLLDFGCGNGDFSAPLLNALNLPPETLHLTLCEPVTHQLTQAAERVARFSQHSVETLEHLSAAQDQQFDLILSNHVLYYVHDLVHTIGEMRRALQPEGKLAFAIANSDNTIIEFWKAGFALIDQPVPYYMSEDVQQALAEAGFDVQKSEAKFQLRFPDTEENRMKILRFCFGHHLEAIPLPQLVGQFDPYSQDGTIVIDTYSDHLVAERKSEN, via the coding sequence ATGCCTGAAAAAGATTTTGCACCGATTGAAAATGACTATGCCTTTTTCATGGCCCATGCCACCGAAGCGGAAAGCGATATTGCGGCCTATCAGCGAGAACTAAATGGCTTTCTTCGTGAACATCCTTCGCTGCGGTTGCTTGACTTTGGGTGTGGTAATGGAGACTTTTCGGCTCCGCTACTGAATGCGTTGAATCTTCCGCCAGAGACATTGCATCTCACGCTTTGCGAACCGGTCACGCATCAACTTACCCAAGCTGCCGAGCGGGTTGCCCGCTTCAGCCAGCATTCGGTCGAAACGCTGGAACACCTCTCTGCGGCACAAGATCAACAGTTCGATTTGATTCTTTCCAACCATGTGCTGTACTACGTTCACGATCTAGTGCACACCATCGGCGAGATGCGACGGGCCTTGCAGCCAGAAGGCAAACTGGCCTTTGCGATCGCCAACAGCGACAACACGATCATCGAGTTCTGGAAAGCCGGCTTCGCCCTGATCGATCAGCCGGTCCCGTATTACATGTCGGAAGATGTCCAGCAGGCCCTGGCCGAAGCAGGCTTTGACGTGCAGAAGTCGGAAGCCAAGTTCCAGCTTCGCTTTCCTGACACAGAAGAGAACCGCATGAAGATCTTACGCTTCTGCTTCGGCCACCACCTGGAGGCAATTCCCCTGCCACAACTGGTCGGCCAGTTCGATCCGTACAGCCAGGACGGAACAATTGTGATCGACACGTACAGCGATCACCTGGTGGCGGAACGGAAGTCGGAAAACTAA
- a CDS encoding aspartyl protease family protein: protein MSSKSIPIFIALGLLVLVTNPRNLSAQPNQASLPYFHGDRIFVEGAVNGKQIRMLLDTGATHSALFLPAAKQLGVLGDKPMLAGTPPLPWTEEFQIAMFGEQAKMRMPVLDFSPQEPIAGVFSWTNLGASLLLIDGYQRVVAPLTTIPQNDRWQKWKMQEGSGQLFFEVTQNQKPLGRVFLDTGAVFGLRVQPALWKKWREKNPDAGLTLETFRYGLGKTTVHEMAWAKEFHLGDLVFYDVAVSPFSEEEVKIGGDDFVAAIGIQALRNMRVLVDRETNSVYTESIAPAHIQNRLGAVFVADEDQQGKLIAHVLKGTPADAAGIKKGDILIAVEGLDSLDEGAVNHQFFQPAGTRLKLKLQQAGEVKEVEVELKDLLP from the coding sequence ATGTCTTCCAAGTCGATTCCGATATTCATTGCGTTGGGATTACTGGTGCTGGTTACGAATCCTCGAAACCTTTCAGCTCAACCCAATCAGGCTTCGTTGCCCTACTTTCATGGCGATCGAATCTTCGTGGAAGGTGCTGTCAACGGCAAGCAAATACGCATGCTGCTAGATACCGGAGCAACCCATTCTGCTTTGTTTCTGCCCGCAGCCAAGCAATTGGGAGTCCTCGGCGATAAACCAATGCTCGCCGGCACACCGCCATTACCTTGGACCGAGGAGTTTCAAATCGCCATGTTTGGCGAGCAGGCCAAGATGCGGATGCCGGTTCTCGATTTCTCGCCGCAGGAACCCATTGCTGGCGTTTTCTCTTGGACGAACTTGGGAGCCAGTTTGTTGCTGATCGATGGTTATCAACGTGTGGTAGCCCCGCTTACCACGATTCCGCAGAACGATCGCTGGCAGAAATGGAAGATGCAAGAGGGAAGCGGGCAACTGTTCTTTGAAGTCACTCAAAATCAAAAACCATTAGGGCGTGTGTTTCTCGATACAGGGGCGGTTTTTGGTTTGCGCGTTCAGCCAGCACTGTGGAAAAAATGGCGCGAGAAAAACCCTGACGCTGGCCTTACGCTCGAAACGTTTCGATATGGCTTAGGGAAAACGACAGTCCATGAAATGGCCTGGGCGAAAGAGTTTCACTTGGGAGATTTGGTCTTCTATGATGTTGCCGTGAGTCCTTTCTCGGAAGAAGAAGTAAAAATCGGCGGGGATGACTTTGTTGCTGCCATCGGAATCCAAGCCCTGCGCAACATGCGAGTTTTAGTCGACCGGGAAACCAATTCGGTCTACACCGAATCGATCGCACCAGCTCATATTCAAAACCGCTTGGGTGCTGTGTTTGTGGCCGACGAAGATCAACAAGGCAAACTTATCGCTCATGTCCTTAAGGGGACTCCTGCCGATGCCGCTGGTATCAAAAAAGGAGACATCCTGATCGCCGTGGAAGGACTCGATTCGCTAGATGAAGGCGCCGTGAACCATCAATTCTTTCAACCAGCCGGCACACGCTTAAAGCTCAAGCTACAGCAAGCTGGCGAAGTGAAAGAGGTGGAAGTCGAACTGAAAGACCTTTTGCCGTAA
- a CDS encoding BlaI/MecI/CopY family transcriptional regulator: MPKRKPLGKVELELLQAVEDLQPVTVRALVEHLADKTGQARTTILTTLERLRAKGCLTRRSINGVNHYSPRVSVSELLPRIVDDFVQKMLGGSVSPFVAYLQGQKEVDPDELAQLKSLVEELETKQAKKDTRRKK; encoded by the coding sequence ATGCCGAAGCGCAAACCTCTAGGCAAAGTTGAACTCGAACTGCTGCAAGCAGTCGAAGACCTGCAACCTGTTACCGTTCGAGCGTTAGTAGAACATCTGGCGGACAAAACAGGTCAGGCTCGCACGACCATCCTGACAACCCTCGAACGATTGCGGGCCAAGGGATGTCTGACGCGACGTTCAATCAATGGGGTCAACCACTACTCTCCCCGCGTCTCTGTATCTGAGCTATTACCTCGAATTGTAGATGACTTTGTGCAGAAGATGCTCGGTGGATCCGTTTCTCCCTTTGTTGCTTATTTGCAGGGCCAGAAGGAAGTCGATCCAGATGAGTTGGCTCAATTGAAATCGTTGGTGGAAGAGCTCGAGACAAAACAGGCCAAAAAGGATACGAGGAGGAAGAAATGA
- a CDS encoding GNAT family N-acetyltransferase, which produces MSTVEILPVPFFSDLANLAMGLRREVFVLEQGVPEDGEYDELDPKAQHFVAIKQGNVVATGRVIYGEEVARISRFAVRKSERGTGVGAQLMAFIMQHLSQQGHDKVFLNSQQDKIGFYAKHGFAAYGEVFYECDIPHRRMTNWGTA; this is translated from the coding sequence ATGAGCACCGTCGAGATTCTACCGGTTCCGTTTTTTAGTGACCTGGCCAACCTGGCGATGGGACTTCGTCGCGAGGTCTTCGTGCTGGAACAAGGGGTGCCAGAGGATGGCGAATACGACGAACTCGATCCGAAGGCCCAGCACTTCGTAGCCATTAAGCAGGGCAATGTGGTGGCAACGGGACGAGTTATTTACGGGGAAGAAGTCGCTCGGATTTCACGTTTTGCCGTGCGCAAGTCAGAACGGGGTACTGGGGTGGGGGCCCAGCTAATGGCATTCATTATGCAGCACCTAAGCCAGCAAGGGCACGACAAGGTCTTTCTCAACTCGCAGCAAGACAAGATCGGTTTCTACGCCAAGCATGGCTTTGCTGCCTATGGCGAAGTTTTCTATGAATGCGATATTCCGCATCGCAGGATGACCAACTGGGGAACCGCTTAA
- a CDS encoding M56 family metallopeptidase has translation MNDFLTQYLTIWFDAIWRVTWQGTIVVLIALLIDFQWKSMPPIWRNWLWRLAFLKIAVAILPLSIPLPLLPASAESNVSTITSEFVNVTLSASPPESLQSSLPLLKFLLFSVWLIGFIACAISIWECGRQVRKKLQKSTSTLASSLLMQNVRAISRKLGLTVIPEVRLVPGSNSPCVLTRRKQSIILLPEQWLESCSMSELRLSLTHELAHLARGDLAWNRFFVWSRAVLFFHPLVWIAMRRYLLSQEMACDRIAIAKTGGNRGEFARLLLQLAEHATATPVSTVAMIGSTSSLKERIASMYQAHYKPTMFIAWAVTAMGVLSLMPFAIAQQREQVVVNQDAGGPNVSVSANAFSRGSGSADGLGAGAGMGRGNSDGDSRGFGIGGAMTRTKSQSRGGTSISINTNPAQVAPKPAALSQMNLEKPSRMKQSMISGNTGANEAWTRTTEATLNGNNITIVEKPNTISLTLEHPDGTEEVFVAKDLRDLAIQSRTAAAIYRKLLNPKSTAGNNMGIAANPGNNMPLDASVLLRQQIQSMKDEQGSQGGVFDLLLNELDSLAK, from the coding sequence ATGAATGATTTCCTGACTCAATACCTTACGATTTGGTTCGATGCTATCTGGAGAGTAACTTGGCAGGGAACCATCGTGGTCCTGATTGCCTTGCTGATCGACTTCCAATGGAAGTCCATGCCGCCCATCTGGCGAAATTGGCTGTGGCGATTAGCCTTTCTCAAAATCGCCGTCGCAATACTACCGCTCTCAATTCCCCTTCCACTGCTTCCAGCATCGGCCGAATCTAACGTATCTACGATAACAAGCGAATTCGTAAACGTTACGCTTTCAGCTTCTCCTCCCGAATCTTTGCAGTCATCCTTGCCGCTATTGAAGTTTCTCCTGTTTTCAGTCTGGCTCATCGGCTTCATCGCTTGCGCGATTTCAATTTGGGAGTGCGGCAGGCAAGTCCGAAAGAAATTGCAGAAATCGACCTCCACCCTCGCGAGTAGCCTGCTCATGCAGAATGTACGGGCGATTAGTCGCAAGCTAGGCCTGACCGTTATTCCCGAGGTTCGGTTGGTACCAGGATCGAACAGTCCCTGTGTACTTACCCGAAGAAAACAATCGATCATACTTCTCCCGGAGCAGTGGCTTGAATCATGTTCAATGTCAGAGCTGCGATTATCTCTAACCCACGAACTGGCGCACTTGGCACGTGGCGATTTAGCATGGAATCGTTTTTTCGTTTGGTCGCGAGCGGTACTTTTCTTCCATCCTTTGGTTTGGATTGCTATGCGGAGATATCTCCTGTCTCAGGAAATGGCCTGCGACCGTATCGCGATTGCGAAAACTGGCGGAAATCGCGGCGAATTCGCCCGTCTTCTCTTACAACTTGCGGAACATGCTACGGCAACTCCAGTTAGTACCGTGGCAATGATAGGCTCGACTTCTAGTCTCAAGGAAAGGATCGCATCCATGTACCAGGCACACTACAAACCCACGATGTTTATCGCTTGGGCGGTGACGGCAATGGGAGTTTTAAGTCTCATGCCATTTGCAATTGCCCAGCAGCGAGAGCAAGTCGTGGTGAACCAAGATGCCGGCGGGCCGAACGTGTCCGTATCTGCGAACGCATTTTCTCGAGGGTCAGGGTCTGCCGACGGCTTGGGTGCTGGAGCAGGTATGGGAAGAGGGAATTCGGACGGGGATTCACGGGGCTTTGGTATCGGTGGCGCTATGACGCGTACAAAGTCGCAATCGCGCGGTGGAACTTCGATATCGATCAACACGAATCCTGCGCAAGTCGCCCCAAAACCTGCAGCTCTGTCCCAAATGAATCTTGAGAAACCTTCCAGAATGAAACAATCGATGATTTCGGGAAATACAGGTGCCAACGAGGCGTGGACACGCACAACGGAAGCAACTCTTAATGGCAACAACATAACGATTGTTGAAAAGCCCAATACCATTTCGCTCACGCTCGAGCATCCAGACGGAACGGAAGAGGTTTTTGTCGCGAAGGACCTACGCGATTTGGCGATTCAATCGCGCACAGCAGCCGCCATCTATCGTAAACTATTGAACCCAAAATCGACTGCCGGCAACAACATGGGAATTGCCGCCAATCCGGGAAATAACATGCCCCTTGACGCTTCTGTTCTGCTGCGGCAACAAATTCAATCAATGAAAGACGAACAAGGTTCCCAAGGTGGTGTGTTCGACCTTCTTCTCAATGAATTAGACTCACTTGCGAAGTAA